The Arachis duranensis cultivar V14167 chromosome 2, aradu.V14167.gnm2.J7QH, whole genome shotgun sequence genome has a window encoding:
- the LOC107473997 gene encoding histone H4, which yields MSGRGKGGKGLGKGGAKRHRKVLRDNIQGITKPAIRRLARRGGVKRISGLIYEETRGVLKIFLENVIRDAVTYTEHARRKTVTAMDVVYALKRQGRTLYGFGG from the coding sequence ATGTCAGGTCGTGGAAAGGGAGGAAAGGGATTGGGAAAGGGAGGAGCGAAGAGGCACAGAAAGGTGCTTCGTGATAACATTCAGGGAATCACGAAACCCGCCATTCGCCGTTTGGCTCGCAGGGGAGGCGTCAAGAGAATCAGTGGCCTCATCTATGAGGAGACACGTGGCGTCCTCAAGATCTTCTTGGAGAACGTCATTCGCGATGCCGTTACCTACACCGAGCACGCTCGCCGCAAAACCGTTACTGCCATGGATGTTGTTTATGCCCTCAAGAGGCAGGGAAGGACTCTCTACGGTTTCGGTGGTTGA